One genomic segment of Leptolyngbya sp. 'hensonii' includes these proteins:
- a CDS encoding cache domain-containing protein, with amino-acid sequence MMRLPKFLYPPAWPLVVKICLMLLTVTMVPLSLTTFYNLNQSLTVLKKNEYRRLEMLAASTANRLNELIQGMELVSVQLSTRSEVVSFLAAETPEGRDSQKTAVQATLRNIQDNFPVRSVFLLDRNGINRATSLSRNLGENNSFRGFFKEAMRGKVYVSSMLLDARSRQPNIFFAAPVKDDGGNVVGVAVLVFKGERVWEILDEVQAGSDGFTVLIDRVGVVIAHPNKAFLYHSLIPLSADDLRQVQRDNDFGIAQVDSLNLPNLAKAVIGTKQVGHTEYISSNVWKILGYAPLKREPEWVVGVAYEKPQLQAPIYQLVRHNILTGVVIGGITLAVSLLLARGIVRPIHRLTKVAQDLKQDRLNPQELQKLPRGEDDVGQLVEVFISMAEDVRVREHGLKQQVNELHNQIEVVRQESSSTGDLAYFRHLRQKVQALRRAHLPGRSSEGTRG; translated from the coding sequence ATGATGCGACTTCCTAAATTCCTCTATCCTCCGGCCTGGCCACTGGTTGTGAAGATCTGCCTGATGCTGCTGACGGTGACAATGGTTCCCCTCAGCCTGACAACTTTCTACAATCTGAACCAGAGTCTGACGGTTCTAAAGAAGAATGAATATCGCCGCCTGGAAATGCTGGCGGCCAGTACGGCGAACCGACTGAATGAGCTGATTCAGGGCATGGAACTGGTGTCTGTCCAGCTCAGTACCCGTTCTGAGGTGGTTTCGTTCCTGGCGGCTGAAACCCCAGAAGGACGGGACTCACAAAAGACAGCGGTCCAGGCTACCCTGCGAAATATTCAGGATAACTTTCCAGTTCGGAGCGTATTCCTGCTCGATCGCAATGGAATTAACCGAGCCACCTCCCTGTCCCGCAATTTGGGGGAGAACAATTCCTTTCGCGGGTTCTTCAAGGAGGCCATGCGGGGGAAGGTCTATGTCTCCAGTATGTTGCTGGATGCCCGCAGCCGTCAGCCCAATATTTTCTTTGCCGCTCCAGTTAAAGATGATGGGGGCAACGTCGTGGGTGTGGCTGTCCTGGTCTTTAAGGGAGAGCGGGTTTGGGAAATTCTGGATGAGGTCCAGGCGGGCAGTGACGGATTCACGGTCCTGATCGATCGGGTAGGGGTAGTGATTGCCCATCCCAATAAAGCATTTCTCTATCACAGTTTGATTCCCCTCTCTGCAGATGATTTGAGGCAGGTGCAGCGGGATAATGACTTTGGGATTGCCCAGGTAGACAGTCTGAACTTGCCGAATCTGGCCAAGGCTGTAATCGGCACAAAACAGGTAGGCCACACAGAATATATTTCCAGCAATGTCTGGAAGATTTTGGGCTATGCTCCCTTGAAGCGGGAGCCTGAATGGGTGGTAGGGGTAGCCTATGAAAAACCACAACTACAAGCCCCGATTTATCAACTGGTTCGACACAATATTCTGACGGGGGTAGTGATTGGGGGGATTACCCTGGCCGTTTCACTGCTGCTGGCCCGGGGAATTGTACGACCCATCCATCGCCTGACTAAAGTTGCCCAGGATTTGAAGCAGGATCGCCTTAACCCTCAAGAGCTCCAGAAACTACCCCGAGGGGAGGATGATGTGGGACAACTGGTGGAGGTGTTCATCAGCATGGCCGAGGATGTGCGGGTACGGGAGCATGGGCTGAAGCAACAGGTGAATGAGTTGCATAACCAGATTGAAGTCGTTCGGCAGGAAAGTAGTAGCACGGGGGATCTGGCCTATTTCCGTCACTTGCGGCAGAAAGTTCAAGCGCTGCGCAGGGCTCACTTGCCTGGTCGATCGAGTGAGGGAACAAGAGGGTAA
- a CDS encoding WD40 repeat domain-containing protein yields MNTKLIQASLSAQVVNFQPGGAAAGFEVLVDNYSDRFATFQLEVLAPGAHETGNPSWYRLSPEVAAKKPPGDRTRFVVEILDSPVPGFSGSMNLTVRIFSLELGEERKVLRLVLGKGADVPIRVDLPVQRFEAHPLEQVNIPVSLENQGQDLALLIVTLTGIPPDWIESGPEQRLQLKASASTELTFRCQLPETIRTLSQVYSFTVQVIQAQGPSSQATGLLQVVPQGTVEFTCLQTQQQYPQRWGIWWWRAPVLTPFPLQLRNDSNVISTVRINIETESRHRCIFQVLPDDAPLKPGEVTPIDLGVRVRRYWWRGQSVLLQVQSQVADARINVLNDTLLLKLKVLPRIHPAVQLLWLALILYGLWWASWLNPASPLFGHRGAVNAVQLSGTSDQAVSASDDQTVIQWWVPGFFNPFLKQYIGPILQDRKAVRVVRLRPIDNNWLAAGLENGEIKLQSLEVARKPLTFAYQVDDRVLDLRFTRDARTLFSAHGSGRVLQWQIPYVPEAGPISVSSQPLQQKRFDFAVYGLAIVGDQTLAIGGRFNQLTLWNWEKDEVQPVAYPRPGGQDAYLTSLTSAEFRPYLLVTADNQGYITLWNLRPCLMGDQPCEVLDEWQDGHGKKPVRSVALSPEGCYLSSGGADGRVVLWPLSADGRRASRFMQGIELMQVAKPFNSVDVRVAHQDVLVVGGNEDWQVRVVRSSRLPAALCDVTDR; encoded by the coding sequence ATGAATACCAAACTGATCCAGGCCAGCCTCTCAGCCCAGGTCGTGAACTTTCAACCTGGGGGTGCGGCAGCTGGGTTTGAAGTCCTAGTCGATAATTACAGTGATCGATTTGCCACATTCCAACTGGAAGTTCTGGCTCCGGGAGCGCATGAAACGGGCAATCCCTCCTGGTACAGACTGTCCCCAGAGGTGGCAGCCAAAAAGCCCCCCGGCGATCGCACCCGGTTTGTGGTGGAAATCCTGGATAGCCCCGTACCGGGATTTTCCGGTTCCATGAACCTGACCGTGCGGATCTTCTCTCTAGAATTGGGAGAAGAGCGGAAAGTGCTGCGGCTGGTCCTGGGTAAGGGAGCGGATGTTCCTATTCGAGTAGATCTGCCCGTACAACGGTTTGAGGCCCATCCCCTGGAGCAGGTTAACATTCCCGTATCCCTGGAAAATCAGGGTCAGGATCTGGCATTACTGATCGTCACCCTGACCGGGATTCCCCCGGATTGGATAGAATCGGGTCCGGAGCAGCGGCTGCAACTGAAAGCCAGTGCCAGTACAGAGTTGACCTTCCGTTGTCAGTTGCCGGAAACCATTCGCACCCTCAGTCAGGTCTATTCCTTTACCGTACAGGTGATCCAGGCTCAGGGACCATCCTCCCAGGCCACAGGATTATTGCAGGTCGTGCCCCAGGGTACGGTCGAGTTCACCTGTCTTCAGACCCAGCAGCAATATCCCCAGCGCTGGGGCATCTGGTGGTGGCGAGCTCCTGTTCTAACCCCGTTTCCCCTGCAACTCCGGAACGATAGTAATGTGATCTCAACGGTGCGGATCAACATTGAGACGGAATCTCGGCATCGCTGCATTTTCCAGGTTTTGCCCGATGATGCGCCCCTGAAACCGGGGGAGGTGACGCCGATCGATCTAGGGGTGCGGGTGCGGCGGTATTGGTGGCGGGGACAGTCTGTTCTGTTACAGGTCCAATCCCAGGTGGCCGATGCGCGTATTAATGTATTGAATGATACCCTGCTCCTGAAGTTGAAGGTGTTGCCCCGGATTCATCCTGCCGTCCAACTTCTGTGGCTGGCTCTGATTCTTTATGGGCTCTGGTGGGCGTCCTGGTTGAATCCGGCCAGTCCCCTGTTTGGTCATCGGGGAGCCGTCAATGCCGTCCAATTGAGTGGAACCAGTGATCAGGCCGTCAGTGCCTCCGATGACCAGACGGTCATTCAGTGGTGGGTGCCCGGTTTCTTCAATCCTTTTCTGAAGCAATATATTGGCCCCATTTTGCAAGACAGGAAAGCCGTGCGGGTGGTCCGTCTGCGCCCGATCGACAATAACTGGTTGGCCGCTGGTCTGGAGAATGGGGAGATCAAGCTGCAGTCTCTGGAAGTAGCCCGCAAGCCTCTGACTTTTGCCTATCAGGTGGATGATCGGGTGCTTGATCTACGGTTTACCCGTGATGCTCGCACCCTGTTTAGTGCCCATGGTAGCGGTCGAGTTCTGCAATGGCAGATCCCCTACGTGCCGGAAGCAGGACCAATATCCGTTTCCAGCCAACCATTGCAGCAAAAGCGCTTTGACTTTGCGGTGTATGGATTAGCGATCGTGGGCGACCAGACCCTGGCGATCGGAGGACGGTTCAATCAGCTGACCCTCTGGAACTGGGAGAAGGATGAAGTGCAACCGGTGGCCTATCCCCGTCCAGGGGGACAGGATGCCTACCTGACCAGCCTCACCAGTGCAGAATTTCGGCCCTATTTGCTGGTCACTGCAGATAACCAGGGCTACATCACCCTCTGGAATCTGCGCCCCTGTTTGATGGGCGATCAACCCTGTGAAGTACTGGACGAATGGCAGGATGGCCATGGCAAAAAGCCTGTGCGATCGGTTGCCCTGTCCCCGGAGGGATGTTACCTGAGTAGTGGGGGGGCAGACGGGCGTGTCGTGTTGTGGCCTCTCTCTGCAGACGGACGGCGGGCTTCCCGGTTCATGCAGGGGATTGAACTGATGCAGGTGGCCAAACCCTTTAATAGTGTGGATGTTCGGGTAGCCCATCAGGATGTCCTGGTGGTCGGTGGCAATGAGGATTGGCAGGTGCGGGTGGTCCGATCGTCCCGGCTTCCGGCTGCCCTTTGTGATGTGACGGATCGTTAG
- a CDS encoding tetratricopeptide repeat protein → MKPSFISHLATITLVGSFLGLGQGVLLAQSQPGGLSTLPDFDYWADRCRTLAQADQLEQAIPACEQAIALRSGDKTLWILYADVLYRLGRYGEAAAAAKSALRYDDRNSEALTSRCRALLAIHQYEAAIAACAQALEVNENWGTLTPKLAWFKQGLALVRVGRAAAGIKAYDESLKLDPRQSGVLTHRCQALLQLETFEAAIGDCRQALDVDAQWGGQSPKSAWNAQGSALQMLKRLEEAVFAYDQSLRLDAKQPIIWAKQGLILRELDRDADALVAFTQAVQSKPDYTLALVNQCTLLNQFGQYDAALRACEAAIRGDGSWGPLGPAQGWDQQANALAGLRRLEEALASAERAVNMAPDYPTAWNNRGVILWSLQRYDDALTSVDRALELRQDYARAWFNRGRILRELGRYAAAARAYDEVIRLEPENALAWANQSAVLWQMKRYDLALRAADAAIDRQPSLALAWYNRGTALSSQGRYSEAISAFDRALELTPTDTGSLTGKGLSLVAIGEDEAAVPVLQQALRLNPNQILAQENLKQAAKRILLRQKEEQERKRQEQMKK, encoded by the coding sequence ATGAAACCCTCTTTTATTTCCCATCTCGCCACAATAACCCTGGTTGGGAGTTTCCTGGGTCTGGGTCAGGGAGTTCTCCTGGCCCAATCTCAACCGGGGGGCTTAAGCACGTTGCCGGATTTTGACTACTGGGCCGATCGCTGCCGCACCCTGGCCCAGGCCGACCAGTTGGAACAGGCTATCCCGGCCTGCGAACAGGCGATCGCCCTGCGCTCTGGAGATAAAACCCTCTGGATTTTGTATGCCGATGTCCTCTATCGCCTGGGCCGCTATGGGGAGGCGGCGGCGGCGGCTAAATCTGCCCTGCGCTATGACGATCGCAATTCGGAAGCCCTTACTTCCCGCTGTCGGGCTTTGCTGGCAATTCATCAGTATGAGGCGGCGATCGCCGCCTGTGCCCAGGCGTTGGAGGTAAATGAAAACTGGGGAACCCTGACCCCAAAGCTGGCCTGGTTTAAGCAGGGATTAGCCCTAGTCCGGGTAGGTCGTGCCGCAGCCGGTATTAAAGCCTATGATGAATCCCTTAAGCTAGACCCGCGCCAGTCTGGGGTTCTGACCCATCGCTGTCAGGCTCTCTTGCAACTGGAGACGTTCGAGGCCGCGATCGGTGATTGTCGTCAGGCCCTGGATGTGGATGCCCAGTGGGGTGGTCAGTCGCCCAAGTCGGCCTGGAATGCCCAGGGAAGTGCCCTCCAGATGCTAAAGCGGTTGGAGGAGGCGGTGTTTGCCTATGATCAATCCCTACGTCTGGATGCCAAACAGCCGATCATCTGGGCCAAACAGGGGTTGATCCTACGGGAACTCGATCGGGACGCGGATGCCCTAGTGGCCTTTACCCAGGCGGTACAGAGCAAGCCGGATTACACCCTGGCCCTAGTCAATCAATGCACCCTGCTCAACCAGTTTGGCCAGTATGACGCAGCCCTGCGGGCCTGTGAAGCAGCGATTCGGGGGGATGGCTCTTGGGGGCCTTTAGGCCCAGCCCAGGGCTGGGATCAGCAGGCCAATGCCCTAGCTGGCTTGCGACGCCTGGAGGAGGCCCTAGCTTCGGCGGAACGGGCGGTGAATATGGCTCCCGACTACCCGACAGCCTGGAATAATCGGGGGGTGATTCTCTGGTCCTTGCAGCGATATGATGACGCCCTGACTTCGGTCGATCGAGCCCTGGAACTGCGGCAGGATTATGCCCGGGCCTGGTTCAACCGGGGGCGAATTCTGCGGGAGTTGGGGCGCTATGCGGCAGCAGCGCGGGCCTACGATGAGGTGATTCGCTTGGAACCGGAGAATGCCCTAGCTTGGGCGAATCAGAGTGCCGTCCTCTGGCAGATGAAACGATATGATCTGGCCTTGAGGGCTGCTGATGCCGCGATCGATCGTCAGCCCAGTCTGGCCCTTGCCTGGTATAACCGAGGCACGGCTTTGAGCAGCCAGGGGCGTTACAGTGAGGCGATCTCAGCCTTCGATCGGGCCCTGGAATTGACCCCCACCGACACCGGGAGTCTGACCGGGAAGGGGTTGTCCCTGGTGGCGATCGGGGAGGACGAAGCCGCCGTTCCTGTTCTGCAGCAGGCACTCCGGTTGAATCCCAACCAAATTCTGGCCCAGGAAAACCTGAAACAGGCGGCGAAACGAATTCTGCTGCGGCAGAAGGAGGAGCAGGAACGGAAGCGGCAGGAACAGATGAAAAAATAA
- the panB gene encoding 3-methyl-2-oxobutanoate hydroxymethyltransferase has product MAVTPRQLSQWKQQGRSITALTAWDFAIAQILDRAGVDLILVGDSLAMTALGYTTTLPVTLEEMLYHASSVRRAVDRALVVCDLPFMSYQESTQQALHTAGRVLKETGVQAVKIEGGYPALIETVARLVQVGIPVMGHVGLTPQSVHQLGYRQQGNSPEAGKRILTEAIELEQAGAFAIVLEHIPPELASQITQKLQIPTVGIGAGPHCDGQVLVTADVLGLTEKKPPFAKAYLNLRADIDQAVRTYCAEVREHQFPEA; this is encoded by the coding sequence ATGGCAGTAACTCCCCGGCAGTTGAGCCAGTGGAAACAGCAGGGACGATCGATCACCGCTCTGACGGCCTGGGATTTTGCGATCGCTCAGATTCTCGATCGGGCTGGCGTGGATCTGATCCTGGTCGGGGACTCCCTGGCCATGACTGCATTAGGCTATACCACCACCCTGCCCGTCACCCTGGAAGAGATGCTCTACCATGCTAGTTCGGTGCGGCGAGCTGTCGATCGGGCTCTGGTGGTCTGTGACCTGCCCTTCATGAGCTATCAGGAGAGCACCCAACAGGCTCTCCACACTGCCGGTCGAGTCCTGAAGGAAACTGGGGTTCAGGCCGTCAAAATCGAAGGGGGCTATCCTGCCCTGATCGAAACCGTAGCCCGGTTGGTCCAGGTGGGCATTCCGGTTATGGGTCATGTGGGCTTAACCCCACAGTCCGTGCATCAGTTGGGTTATCGACAGCAGGGCAATTCTCCAGAAGCAGGCAAGCGGATTTTGACCGAGGCGATCGAATTGGAACAGGCGGGTGCCTTTGCGATCGTCCTGGAGCACATTCCCCCAGAGCTGGCCTCACAGATTACCCAGAAATTACAGATTCCGACGGTCGGCATCGGGGCCGGTCCCCACTGTGACGGGCAGGTGCTGGTGACAGCGGATGTGCTGGGTTTGACAGAGAAGAAGCCCCCCTTCGCCAAGGCATATCTGAACCTGCGAGCGGACATCGATCAGGCGGTTCGGACCTACTGTGCGGAGGTGCGGGAGCACCAATTCCCCGAAGCCTGA
- a CDS encoding alpha/beta hydrolase, with product MTIAFSLLILLLACVSLFLSLWIVVPAPTMLLFPLGVGAPEVSPWLVGLSAIVLALAIGGRHLTPWMYGAIGLSLVSLILSLLPLQQFATADRQAAQVMQSALGQGYFTRITPAQTTLMRPTPLNLIQVFQGIPTSPGRYQPDIPFATPNGSPLTLDLYQPTQAGPHPGMIVLYGGAWQNGSPREHIPFNQYLAAQGYTVFAISYRHAPRYRFPAQLEDVRSALQFIRQHANQYDTDPDRLVLVGRSAGAHLALLAAYQSDAPPIRAVVGYYGPVDLIEGYRDLPTPDPLQVQTVLKTFLGGPPEALTPLYQAASPMYAVRPGLPPTLLIYGQRDHIVMAKFGRQLYDRLRQTGNTAVFIEIPWAEHAFDAVFQGLSNQLALYYTERFLAWAVRPE from the coding sequence ATGACGATTGCATTCAGCCTGTTGATTCTGCTGCTGGCCTGCGTCAGCCTGTTTCTCAGCCTTTGGATTGTGGTGCCAGCTCCCACCATGCTCCTGTTTCCCCTGGGGGTAGGAGCCCCTGAAGTCAGTCCCTGGCTGGTGGGACTGAGTGCGATTGTCCTGGCATTGGCGATCGGGGGCCGACACCTGACCCCCTGGATGTATGGGGCGATCGGGCTGAGTCTGGTGAGCCTGATCCTGAGCCTTCTGCCACTGCAGCAATTCGCGACTGCCGATCGACAGGCAGCCCAGGTCATGCAGTCCGCCCTCGGTCAGGGCTATTTCACCCGCATCACCCCTGCCCAAACCACCCTGATGCGGCCCACCCCTCTAAACCTGATCCAGGTCTTTCAGGGGATTCCAACTAGTCCAGGGCGCTACCAGCCCGACATCCCCTTTGCCACTCCCAATGGCAGTCCCCTGACTCTGGATCTGTACCAGCCCACCCAGGCCGGTCCCCATCCAGGGATGATCGTGCTTTACGGAGGGGCCTGGCAGAACGGCAGCCCCAGGGAACATATCCCATTCAATCAATACCTGGCCGCCCAGGGCTATACGGTTTTCGCCATCTCCTATCGCCATGCTCCCCGCTATCGGTTTCCGGCCCAACTGGAAGACGTGCGATCAGCTCTCCAGTTCATTCGCCAGCATGCCAACCAGTACGACACCGATCCCGATCGGCTGGTCCTAGTCGGTCGTTCTGCCGGAGCCCATCTGGCTCTGCTGGCTGCCTATCAATCCGATGCTCCACCCATCCGAGCCGTCGTGGGCTACTACGGTCCCGTAGATCTGATTGAGGGATACCGGGATTTGCCCACCCCTGATCCCTTGCAGGTTCAAACCGTTCTGAAAACCTTTTTGGGCGGACCACCCGAGGCGTTAACCCCCCTCTACCAGGCCGCTTCCCCGATGTATGCTGTCCGACCTGGCTTACCCCCTACCCTGCTGATTTACGGCCAGCGGGACCATATTGTGATGGCGAAGTTCGGGCGACAGCTCTACGATCGCCTGCGCCAGACCGGTAACACCGCAGTATTCATTGAAATTCCCTGGGCTGAACATGCGTTCGATGCCGTATTCCAGGGGCTCAGCAACCAGCTTGCCCTGTATTACACAGAACGCTTTCTGGCCTGGGCAGTGCGGCCAGAGTGA
- a CDS encoding ATP-binding protein has protein sequence MSISADEFVELMKDSPTNYPMQALQRQADALLIYQSVLQNEIGQAFLALLETFIAPRDERAALQAYGRWFRALADQNLGWQDYLCHEIAQAENPFTRQVQHTNLADLPLALVTAVQQDLRSLQALYHCPPTQLSQWLREISTCPTPPVPWASTITATDLLPSLQQAEDWGTALADLATHYRQQGTGLFARYRALRWQAGQLMGVAYPDPGRLSDLAGHEWQREQLIKNTEFLLAGLPALHVLLYGSRGSGKSSLVKALLQEYGDRGLRLVEVAKTDLADLPAILDRLRQVPQKFILFVDDLSFEEDDDAFKALKVVLEGGLTARPQNIVVYATSNRRHLIREFFADRPRPSAGDEVHSWDTVQEKLSFSDRFGLTLTFEPADQKTYLAIVHHLATRHAICLAPDDLEHRALQWATRHNGRSGRTARQFIDFLKADLTLTQETP, from the coding sequence GTGTCAATTTCCGCTGACGAATTTGTTGAATTGATGAAAGATTCTCCTACAAACTACCCCATGCAGGCCCTGCAACGACAGGCCGACGCTCTCCTGATTTACCAATCCGTTCTCCAGAACGAAATTGGGCAGGCTTTTCTGGCGCTGCTAGAGACGTTTATTGCCCCGAGGGATGAACGGGCTGCTTTACAGGCTTACGGACGCTGGTTCAGGGCTCTAGCCGACCAAAATTTAGGCTGGCAAGATTACCTCTGCCATGAAATTGCCCAGGCTGAGAATCCGTTTACCCGACAGGTGCAACACACCAATCTGGCAGATTTGCCCCTTGCACTGGTCACCGCAGTCCAACAAGATTTGCGATCGCTCCAGGCCCTATACCACTGTCCACCCACCCAATTGAGTCAATGGCTGCGGGAGATCAGCACCTGCCCGACCCCGCCTGTTCCCTGGGCCAGCACGATTACAGCCACCGACCTGCTGCCCAGTCTCCAACAGGCCGAAGACTGGGGAACAGCTCTTGCAGATCTGGCCACCCACTATCGGCAACAGGGCACTGGCCTATTTGCCAGATATCGCGCCCTGCGCTGGCAGGCCGGTCAATTGATGGGCGTTGCCTACCCCGACCCAGGCCGCCTCTCTGATCTAGCCGGCCATGAGTGGCAGCGGGAACAGTTGATCAAAAACACAGAATTCCTGCTCGCCGGACTGCCAGCCCTCCATGTCCTGCTATACGGTAGTCGGGGGTCTGGAAAGTCCTCTCTGGTGAAGGCTTTGCTGCAGGAATATGGTGATCGGGGGTTGCGGCTGGTGGAAGTGGCCAAAACAGACTTAGCTGATCTGCCCGCGATTCTGGATCGGCTTCGGCAGGTGCCTCAAAAGTTCATCCTGTTTGTGGATGACCTTTCCTTTGAGGAAGACGATGATGCCTTCAAAGCCCTCAAGGTTGTGTTGGAAGGAGGACTCACTGCCCGTCCCCAGAATATTGTGGTCTACGCCACCTCCAACCGCCGACATCTAATTCGAGAGTTCTTTGCCGATCGGCCTCGCCCCAGTGCGGGAGACGAAGTTCATAGCTGGGATACAGTCCAGGAAAAGCTCTCCTTCAGCGATCGGTTCGGCCTCACCCTCACCTTCGAACCTGCTGATCAAAAAACCTACCTGGCGATCGTGCATCATCTGGCCACTCGCCATGCTATTTGCCTCGCTCCCGACGACCTGGAGCATCGGGCTCTGCAGTGGGCCACCCGCCACAATGGTCGATCGGGTCGCACCGCCCGCCAATTCATTGATTTCCTCAAAGCTGATCTGACCCTGACCCAGGAGACTCCCTGA
- the rpsL gene encoding 30S ribosomal protein S12, whose amino-acid sequence MPTIQQLIRSERQSITKKTKSPALKSCPQRRGVCTRVYTTTPKKPNSALRKVARVRLTSGFEVTAYIPGIGHNLQEHSVVMIRGGRVKDLPGVRYHIIRGTLDTAGVKDRKQGRSKYGAKRPKPKA is encoded by the coding sequence ATGCCCACGATTCAGCAACTCATTCGCAGCGAACGGCAAAGTATTACCAAGAAGACCAAGTCCCCCGCGTTAAAGAGCTGTCCCCAGCGTCGCGGTGTCTGCACAAGAGTCTACACAACAACCCCCAAGAAACCCAACTCAGCCCTTCGTAAGGTTGCCAGGGTTCGCTTAACTTCCGGATTTGAAGTGACGGCATATATTCCCGGCATTGGTCATAACCTGCAGGAACACTCTGTCGTTATGATTCGAGGGGGTCGGGTAAAAGATCTGCCGGGAGTCCGATATCACATTATCCGTGGTACTCTGGACACTGCTGGTGTGAAGGACCGTAAGCAGGGCCGCTCCAAGTATGGCGCTAAGCGTCCCAAGCCTAAGGCATAG
- the rpsG gene encoding 30S ribosomal protein S7: MSRRTTVKKRPVLPDPVYNSTLVSMMMRRIMKRGKKSLAMRIVYSAMKTVEERTGGDALELFERAVRNATPLVEVKARRVGGATYQVPMEVRPDRGIALALRWLSQFARQRAGRTMAGKLANELMDAANETGSAIRKREETHRMAEANKAFAHYRY, translated from the coding sequence ATGTCTCGTCGTACTACAGTTAAAAAGCGTCCTGTTCTTCCCGATCCGGTCTACAATAGCACCCTGGTCAGCATGATGATGCGGCGGATCATGAAGCGTGGTAAGAAATCACTGGCTATGCGCATTGTCTACAGTGCGATGAAGACCGTTGAAGAGCGGACAGGCGGAGACGCCCTGGAGCTATTTGAACGGGCTGTGCGCAATGCAACGCCTCTGGTTGAAGTCAAGGCCCGTCGGGTTGGTGGTGCAACTTATCAAGTGCCAATGGAAGTACGGCCTGACCGGGGCATAGCCCTGGCCCTCCGCTGGCTCTCTCAGTTTGCTCGCCAAAGAGCAGGTCGGACGATGGCTGGGAAGCTGGCTAATGAATTGATGGATGCTGCGAATGAAACCGGAAGTGCCATCCGGAAGCGCGAAGAAACCCATCGGATGGCAGAGGCCAATAAGGCTTTTGCTCACTATAGATACTAA